TCGAGGACATAGTAGGCATAGCTTGCTTCCTGGAGCTTTTGCCTCAATTGCTCAATTCGCTGCTTCACTTCAGGCGTTACCTGTGACACAGAATTTATCCCCTTTCAACCTTTCCTATTTTAACTAGCTAAAACTTACGCAATCGCCCCCTGTGCCCCCAAATCTGGGGGAGAAGAAGTCTTGTCCCCCCCAGATTTGGGGGGTTAGGGGGGCCTATGCGTAAGTCCTGAAGTAAATACTGTCAGTGTACTGACAGTATTTCAGACCGCTCGAACATCTGTCCTTAGATAGCAGACACCATTAGTCATCAAACATCCGTATTTTCGCTTAAATCAACCGGCTCGCGCCCTGACCCAAATCAAATTTTTTATATGCGTACCCACGGAAACCCTCTCATTAGCTTTACGTAATCTTTACATAATTTCCGTAAATCTAACTTATTGAAAAATAAAATAACAAGTTTAAACTTTTTTTATCATTAACAACTGATACCGAGCCGTAAAGAAACAGCTTAAGTTTCCATATCTATCCATACATCTTGCTTAGCATAACCAATACCTTACCTCGGTTGTTTGATAGTGGCAACCAATTTTTAACAGGGTACATCCAAAGGTAACTTATGAGCGGTTTTGATGCCAGAGTATTTACAGTAGGTTCTACAGGAACACTCAATTTCGATTATCTACTTGACGGCGGTGGATATCAAGGACAATTAGCAATTTTTAACCTTCAAGGCATAGAACAGTATAGCGCTGGTTCCACTGCCTTTATCCAAGAAGCCGCCCGTCGCATTTTAACCGAAAGCAATTTGGGTCATATTGTCATCGACGATATCGCTGTTGGCGCTAGATTCAAAGCCAACATCCCAAGGGATGGCGACTCGAACAGAGGTACTTACTCCGGCATCAAAACCGTCACCATGAATCCCGGCGACCAATTTGGGTTGATGTTGGTTCCCAATAATACCATCCAATATATATACAATTATCTATCCGCCACCGGCAACGGAGCGAGTCCGGTATTTTCTTTGGGTACAGCCAAAAAGAAATACCAAAATCAGGAAATCATCCGAATTTTGATTAAAAATCCAAAACTTACCCAAAGGCTATTCCCCACTCAAAGAATGACGCTTGCCGGAAATGGGGCCACGACGGCCTGGGAGTTGGGACAATTGCAGGAAGCGGCGCAAGTGCTGCAAATCTGGATGATCGGGTAGCAAGTCTAGTTGTTCTAGAGCTTGATTGAGAGTAAATGCAGAGCGATAGAGAATGCGGAAAGCTTTTTTGAGGTATGCCAGTTCATCAGCAGCGATACCTGCACGTTTTAGGCCGACAAGGTTGAGACTTCGCACCCGCGATGGATTTCCCTCAACTAGCATATACGGTGGCACATCGCGATCGATGCGACTCATCCCGCCTACCATAGCCATCCGGCCAATCCGAACAAATTGATGGATACCCAAGACTCCACCAATCACAGCCTTAGATTCAATATGGACGTGACCGGCCAAAGAGACAGAATTGGCAATCACGACAGAATCTTCGATCGCACAATTATGAGCGACATGGACATAAGCCATCAACAAATTGTTATTACCAATTTGCGTTGCCTCACCGGCATCAGTAGCGCGATTGATCGTCACATACTCGCGAATCTTGTTTCCATTGCCGATTTTAACCCAGGTAGGAGAACCATCATACTTAAGGTCTTGAGGTTCCAAGCCAATAGCTGCGCCTGGGAAAATTTGATTCTCTTCACCAATTTCTGTTTGCCCCTCCAGCACCGCGTGAGCGCCTATGACAGTTTGAGCGCCAACTTTTACTTTATCCCCAATTACCGCATAAGCACCGACCTTAACAGTCGGGTGCAGTTCGGCATTGGGATGAATTACAGCAGTGGGATGAATAAGGGTAGGCATGGAATTTTAGATTTTAGATTTTAGATTTTAGAATTGAACATCAATCTGCAATCTTCAATTTGAAAACTTTAGCAATTTTTCCTTGCCTCTCTTGATTAGTCAGTTGTCAGATTCTTGCCAGAACACGAACTTACCTATTACCAGGTTTAATCAACAAGAGAAAACATCAGTTCGCCTTCGCTAGCCAGTT
This genomic stretch from Argonema galeatum A003/A1 harbors:
- a CDS encoding DUF4114 domain-containing protein, whose protein sequence is MSGFDARVFTVGSTGTLNFDYLLDGGGYQGQLAIFNLQGIEQYSAGSTAFIQEAARRILTESNLGHIVIDDIAVGARFKANIPRDGDSNRGTYSGIKTVTMNPGDQFGLMLVPNNTIQYIYNYLSATGNGASPVFSLGTAKKKYQNQEIIRILIKNPKLTQRLFPTQRMTLAGNGATTAWELGQLQEAAQVLQIWMIG
- the lpxA gene encoding acyl-ACP--UDP-N-acetylglucosamine O-acyltransferase, with amino-acid sequence MPTLIHPTAVIHPNAELHPTVKVGAYAVIGDKVKVGAQTVIGAHAVLEGQTEIGEENQIFPGAAIGLEPQDLKYDGSPTWVKIGNGNKIREYVTINRATDAGEATQIGNNNLLMAYVHVAHNCAIEDSVVIANSVSLAGHVHIESKAVIGGVLGIHQFVRIGRMAMVGGMSRIDRDVPPYMLVEGNPSRVRSLNLVGLKRAGIAADELAYLKKAFRILYRSAFTLNQALEQLDLLPDHPDLQHLRRFLQLSQLPGRRGPISGKRHSLSGE